The window TAGTACCGCAGCATGGGGTCCCACGTGAAGACGCTCGGCTCTTGGAAGCCGGGAATCCCGCCGAGCGCGCTGTAGGCGGTCGTCAGCCGATAGAACAGCAGGACCGACACGAACGTAATCAGCGAGAAGTACGGTCCTTCCAGCCGTAGCGTCGGCAGCGCAACGAGCAGGCCGACGATGAGCGCCGCAAGCACCGACAGCGGTGCCGTGATGAAAAGCGACATCTCGGGGTTGACATTGACCAGCAGGAGCGCGGTCGTGTAGCCGGCGGCACTCGACAGCACCGAGTGGCCGAAACTGATGTAGCCGGTGTAGCCGCTCTGGATGTCCCAGCTCATGGCGAAGATGGCCCAGATGCTGGCCAGCGCCAGCGTCCGGAGCATGCTGCCGCTGACGAGCGGGGCCCAGACGCCGGCCGTCAGTAGGCCGACGAACGTGACCAGCAGGAAGAGGAACTGTAACCCCGTCAGTTCGCCGAAGTAGTCGCCGAGCCGTGCGTTGAACGCGTTCGCGACCGGCGACAGCGCGCGGTCGACCGGCGCCAACACGCGGTCGAAGACGCGGCCGAGCGGGGCCAGTACGTTCTCACGAATCGATCCGACCGCCTCCTGAACCGAACCGGAGGCGGCAGCCAGGATAGTACCGATGAAGAAAAGCGGGTTAGTCATGGACGAACTCCCTCCCGTAGATGCCTTCCGGCATGTAGAGGATGAACAGCAGGAGCAGCGCCAGCGAGAGGATGCCGCGGAACTCCTGCCCGATGAAGGTGACCGTGAACTGTTCGAGGAACCCGACGAGGTACGCAGCGACCACCGAGCCCTTGACCGAGCCGATACCGCCGATGACGACGATGATAAAGGCCAGCGCGAGCGGGTTGAGCCACATCAGCGGCGTGGCGCCGTTCGACGAACCGAGGAAGACCCCGGCGATGCCGGCCAGCGCACCCGCGATGAGCCACGTCTTGGCTCGCACCGAGTGCAGGTCGACGGCCGTGAGCACCGCACCGCGTTCGCTCATCGAGGCCGCGAGGATGGACCGGCCATCGTCGGTCTGGGTGATGTAGTAATACAGCAACCCGATGGCGATCCACGAGACGACGAAGCCGACGATTTCGACGTTACGGATGCGGATACCGATACCGTACTGTCCGAGGTTCTGTGCCCCCGAGATGAGCGTCATCCCGAATGGGGTCGAACCGAACTGGTAGATGACGAACTCGGTGGCCATCGTCGCGAGGATGACCGTCGCAAGGAACGTGATGACGACGTCGTCCTCGATGTATTTGATCAGTATTTCGTACATCGCCAAAGAGAGAACCGCGATAGCGATGACGGCGATCGGAAACGCGATAGCCGGATGTATCGCCGGGACGACCGCATCCCGGACGAGGAGGCCGAAGACGTAGGCCCCGGCCATGATAAGCGCGCCGTGGGCGAGGTTCAGGATACCCCCCACACCGAAAATCATCGTAAAGCCGATTGCGATCAGGGCGTAGACGGCACTAATCATCGCGCCCTGAATAATCAGCGAGGATACCTGGCCGAAGACCATCGCTTACCGCATCCACGCCGGCATGACGTGTTCTTCCGTACGGTTCTTCGACGGATAGACACACTCGATTTCCCCGCCCTCCTGCCACTGGGTAACCGGGAAGTTCGAGATGTCACCGTTCTCGTCGCGGGTCTCCTTGAGGTCATGCGGGTAATCCGAATCCTGCCCGTAGAACTCGATGTTGCCGGCGACACCCGTGTAACTCGTATCCAGCATCGCGTCGATGAACGAGTCGAGGTCCTGCCGGGGCACGGCGCCGTTGGCGACGGCGTTCTGTGCGATAAAGAGGCCGTCGTAGGTGTTGAAGCCCATGTACATCGGCGCCCGGAACGGCGGGTTCTCGGCGTCGCCGTACTGCTCGCGGTAGGCTTCGGTGAACGGAACCGTCTTCTCGGTGATGTCGGTGACGCCGGCTGCCCCCGTCTGCGAGGTCGTCTCGTAGAGCGCGACCCCTTCGGTCGCGTCGTAGTAGGCGGGCAGCATCGACGCGACGTGGATGCCCTCGATACCGAACTCGTATTCGCCGTCGTGCCAGAGGCCGAGCATCTGGCCGGCCTGAATGTGGGCGAAGAAGCGCAGGACGTAATCCGCACCCGAATCGTCCACGTCGCTCATGATGGGCGAGAAGTCCGAGGTGTTGATGTTGAGTGCGCTCTCGTGGACGATTTCGATGTCGCGCTCTTCGAGGTAGCCCGGAATCAGTTCGGCGAACGGTTCCGTCCAGGCCGCCTGGTCGCGCAGGAAGGCGACCTGGTCCCAGCCGTGTCGCTCCTTGAGGTACTCACAGTAGCCGGCCATCGCTTCCGCCTGGAAGTCGGAGTTGACGGGGCCGATACGGAAGACGTTCTTGTACGTCTCGTAATCCTCGCCCGCGAAGTCGGCCGTCAGCGCCGGCGATGCGGAGCCGGTGATGAAGTACGGAACGTCGAAGTTGGAAGTCAGGTCGACGACGGCCTGTGAGGCCTCGGAGGCGAACCCACCGATGAGGAGGTCGACTTCCTCCTGCTGGATGAGTTCCTCGGTGACCGACTGCGCCTCGCTGGGGTCGGCACGCGTGTCTTCGGTGACCAGTTCGACGTCGCCGTTGTTGATGCCACCGTTTTCGTTGATTTCCGCGATAGCCATCTCGGCGCTTCGGGCCGAACCGATACCGAGGGGGTTGGACATCGGCCCAATGTGGCCGATCTTGAACCCGTCCGATTCACCGCCGCCGCCATCACCGAGACAACCGGCCATCGAGACACCGGCCGCGCCGGCCCCGGTTGCTTTCAGGAAGGCCCGGCGGTCGACGCCGCGGTACCCAGTTGTGTCCGTTGACCGACTACTTTTGCCATTGTTAACCATTGGTCCGGTACCTTCTTACAGAAGATACCCCTTAAATCTGCGGTACGTTTTGGACCAGTTGCCCAGATGAAATAAACCGCCGTCGCAAGTTTTACCGCGCCGTCCAGCCACCGTCGACCGCGAATACCGACCCCGTGGCATACGACGCGAGGTCGCTGGCCAGGAACACGGCCGGACCGGCGATTTCCTCGGGGTCCGCAAAGCGGTCCATCGGCGTCCGGTCGAGAATCGACTGCCGGAGGTCCTCGTCTTCCTGCAGGTCCTCGGTGAGGTCCGTCGCGACGTAGCCCGGCGCGAGGCAGTTGACCCGTACCTCGGGAGCCCAATCCAGCGCGAGGCTCTTGGTCAGGCCCACGAGACCGTGCTTCGAAGCGACGTAGGGGTGCTGGCGGGGGAGGCCGACCAGCCCGCCGACCGAGGCGACGTTGACCAGCGAACCGCCGGATTCCCGCAGCGACGTTTCGGCGGCCCGAGCACAGGCGAAGGCCCCGCCGAGATTGACGTCCATCACCTGCTCGTAGCCCTCCTCGGGGACCGACTCGGGAGTGCCGAGCGCCGATGCCGGATTGATGCCCGCGTTGTTCACCACGACGTCGATACCGAGATCCTCGTCGATGCGCTCGAAGACCGCCTCGACTGCCTCGGTGTCGGCGACGTCGACGGTTTCGACGCGGCTCTCGACGCCGCGCTCGCGGACCTCGTCGACGACTGCTTCGACGGACGATTCCGTCCGGGACAGCGGGACGACGTTCGCGCCAGCGTCGGCGAAGCCAAGCGAAATCGCCCGCCCGATGCCACGCGTGCCGCCGGTGACGACGGCCGTCGTGCCGGAAAGGTTCAGGTCCATATCGGGACTCGCGTGGCGGGCCGGCAAAAAGCCCGTGGCGCGGCTCACCATCCGAGCGTCCGTCCGGTTCGTAACGCTCATACGGCCGATGGGTCTACATACCCGTAATGGACCTGCGCGTCATCGAGAACCTGGAGACCGAACTGTCCATCGAGATTCAGGACGAAGACCACACCTTCATGAACGTCCTCAAGGACGCCCTGCTGGAGGTCGACGGCGTTGCCGCGGCGACCTACGACATGAACCCCGAACAGTCCGGTGGCCAGACCGACCCCATCGTCACCATCAAGACCGACGGCAGCATCGACCCCCTCGATGCGCTCGAAGCGGCCGCCGACGGCGTCAAATCCAAGACCGACGCCTTCCGCGACGCCTTCCAGTCCGCCGCCTGAATTTTTCGGTGAATCCGTATGATGTCGGTTTTCCTTTCAATCCCGAATAGACACTAGTTCTATTTTATAAACCGAACTTGGCGACTGCTCGGGCACAAACAGCCGGAAGGAGTAGTTGGTAGCACGGGTTCTTTATTCGGCATTGGTCGAAGTAGCTGTAAGGACGAGCGTGGAGATCGGCCGAACTCTCTCTGCCCCCAAAGGTAGATAGTCAGAGGTTCGAACTGTGAACGATTCTCGGGTTGGTCATACGTCTCGGACGAATCAGTTTGTCCAATAGAGTCTGCCACCGTTTGCCAGAAGAGTGATTCCCAATAAGGAGGCCAGAATGAAGACTGGCCACGCGAAATCGTATACATACTGGCATCTTCGGTACACGATTTGACCTGCCTCATTCAGATGTAACCCTTGCGGTGGCACCGTCCTCTCACAGGCATGTTGCCCCAGAGTGACGAACCCAAGACCCTCACCCCAACCGACATACAGCGTCAAAAATCCAGCAAGAATACTTCCGAACGCGAGGATGTTGGTTCGTTTCACAGGGCCACACACCAGCCCATTTGTATATTAATTCGGGGTCTTGTACTGGCTGGTTCGTAGATTCCCTCTACTGAACGATTTCTCTCACTAGTCGATTATACCGGGATTACTCGTTGTCGCCCCGAACAGGGAGACTAGCCGCAGTCGCATCGATTTCGAAATCTGGCCCTTTCCTGCCAGAGACCGACCCTGGTTCAAGAACGAATGCCCTGACTGTTGAGGTATCTTGGCCCGGAAAGACATGGCTGGAGGGGAACTGGTCATTTTGTGCGAGGGCCATTCCGGCTTCTTGGCCGTCTTCGGAGAGTTGGTCGAGTGACCCCTGAACAATCACACTCGCGAAGTCACGCGCTGTTTTCGCATCCTGAACGGTGAAGCAGGCGGTGTCTGTTTGAGTTAGAAAGGTTCGTCGTTTGCTCTCTGCGGGCATCGCTAACTCGAAATAGAGCTTTCCGTTCCGATAGCCGAAGGATTCGGGAGTACCGTAGGCTTCTGCGTCGGCACAAGTAGAGAGGACACCGGTTTCCTGCTGCTGAAGGAAGGCCCCAATCTCATCGGCGGTCATCTTGAGCATACTGTTAATTCAAATAGCAGACACATATGTTATTTCCCCGGGACGAGCCGAATATGAATTCTGCATTGATTACCCCACCGCCCACCCCATCAACCGATTTCGTTTTTCGACCTTCCGAGCAGCAATCACCCGCGAGTCGGCAGATGAGAAACGAAAAAGAACCGCTGGTTAAATCCGAACCGGAACGCCCCGCTCGTCGAGGTACTCCTTGACTTCCTCGATGGTGTACTCGCCGAAGTGGAAGATAGAGGCCGCAAGCGCGGCGTCAGCGCCTGCCTCCTCGAAGACTTCGTAGACGTGTTCGGGGCTGCCACAACCGGAGGAGGCGATGACGGGCGTCGAGACGTTGTCGCAGACAGCCTTTATAAGCGGAATATCGTAGCCGTCCTTCGTACCGTCGCGGTCGATGGAGTTGACGAAGAGTTCGCCGGCGCCGCGGTTCTCGGCCTCGCGGGCCCATTCGACGACGTCGATACCGGTGCCCTCGCGGCCACCCTTCTTCGTGCATTCGAACCAGACGTCCTCGCCGTCGGCCTCGAAGTAGTGTTCGCCCTCGTCGTCGTAGCGCCGGCGGGCGTCGACGCTGATGACGATACACTGACTGCCGAAGGCCCCTGCGCCCTCGGTGATGAGTTCGGGGCGTTCGAGGGCGCCCGTCGTGATAGAGACCTTGTCCGCGCCAGCGCGGAGCGTCTCCTTGATGTCGGCTTTCGTGCGGATGCCGCCGCCGACGGTCAGCGGGATGAACACCTCGTCGGCGACCGAGGAGACGGTATCCAGCATCGTCTCTCGGCCCTCGGCGGAGGCGGTGATATCGAGGAAGACGAACTCGTCGGCGCCCGACTCGTTGTACTTCTCGGCGAGTTCGACCGGGTCGCCGGTGTATTCGAGGTTCTCGAAGTTGACTCCCGTATACACCGCGGCGTTCCCCTCCTCGTCGACGTCGACGTCGATGCAGGGGATGATGCGCTTGGTCAGAGCCATTTAGTCGTCTCGACGTACGCCACCTCGCCGCTTGACCGTTTCGGAGTCACGACCCCCGTGTAGAAAGGCACAAACGCGCCGACGAACAACCCACGGCCGATGACCACCGTCCACAATATCGCACAGGGTGTCCGCTCGTTTACGAGCAACGCCTTCCTCATCGAGGGCGACCGCACCGTACTCGTTGATGCGGGCAACGAGTTCGACGCCGTCGACCGCATCGAATCGGTGACCGACGACCTCGACGCGCTCGTGCTCACCCACACGCACCCGGACCACGTCGGCAACGTCGCCAGCGTCGTCGACGCCTTCGACGTCGACGTCTGGGGCTTCGACCCCGACCACGAACTCGTCGACCACGCCATCGCCGACGGCGAGACGGTCGCCATCGGTGACGGCGACTACCGCGCGCTCCACACGCCGGGCCACAAGGACGACCACCTCTGTTTCTATTCGACCGACGACGGCCTGCTCTTTGCGGGCGACCTCGTCTTCGCCAACGGTGGGTTCGGCCGCACGGACCTCGAAGAGGGCGACCGCCCGACGCTCATCGAGAGCATCGATTACCTGCAGAAAGAAGTCGGCAACGCCCTCTCGGCGATGTACGTCGGCCACGGTCCCGCGGTCGAAACGAACCCCGCACACCATATCGAACTCGCCGGGCAGGCGGCCCGGATGGGCCAATAACTCAGACCGCCGAAAGCAGGGCGTCGTAAGCCTCCGAGTACGCGTCGGCGACGACCGGCAGATCGCCTCGTTCTTCGCTCGATAGCGCCGGGAGCGTCACCGAGGCCACCGGGTCGAGTAACTCGATGACGTGGTCGACCCGCTCTTCGAGGCGGCCCTCGTGGGCGCTCCCGCTTGCGACCTCGCAGGCCTTCGCGTATCGGTCCCCGGGGTAAATCCGACAGCGACGCGGTTCGACGACCGCGACGGCATCCGGTTCGAAGCCAGCCAGCGGCCGGGCGATATCGGAATAGGATTCGACAATCGCGTCCTCGCGGGTAGCGATTTCATCGCTGAGCGCGGCCAGCGCCGGTTTGTGCTTCTCGGCCATCAGGTCGTTCAGCGCCGCCAGCGACTCCACTTTCGGCGCCGAATCGAGCGGGAATGCCCGCTCGGCCGCCGGCGGCACCGTAACGGTGCCGTTGACGACGTACTCGTCGCGCGGGTCGTTTTCCCCGCCGTTGTCCCCTTCGACATCGCCAAGGCGTGTCACCCGGTCGACGACGAAGGCCCGGCCCTCGCGTCCGAGCAGGCCCTTCCCCTTGCCCGGGGTCGGCAGCCAGAGACGATGAATCGGGTTGATGGCCTCGGGCCGCACGTCGCCCGGTGCGGCGGCCGCGAGTCGCTTGGCGTCCTTGCCGTAGAGGCGGCCACGGTCGACCGCATCGCGGTAATCGTCCTGGTCGTACCAGTAGTCGTTGCCGGCCCGCGGTTTGTAGCCGCGAACGCCGGTCCGCTCGATGAGGCCGGTCGTAAAGGTCGTCTTGCCAGCATCGACCTCGCTTGCGCCTGCGACCAGCAGTTGCATCTATTTGAGGCCGTAGTAGCCCGGTTCGTTCTCGTCGTCCGGTTCGGCGAAGACGAACGCGTCGCTGTGGTCGAGCATCCACGGGATCGCCCAGTCCAGCAGGATGTTCTCGGTTTCGACGTCGAGTTCCCGCTCGGGGTCGACCCCCTGCAGGCGGCGGGCGATTTCGTAGACGGTGTACATCTGGTCGTCCTCGAGAACCTCCTCGGGGTCGCGGAACTGGAACTCCCGGAGGTCATCGAACTCCTCGCGCGGTCGTGGCATGGCTCCGGGTAGGTCGTCACGCCTTTTAGGCGTTGATTACCGTCGCTCCCCGGAGCGGGAACAGAAAAAGGACCGACGTCGGCGACGCGCTATTCCGGGGTAGCGGTGCCGTCGTCGCCCTCATAGTCGACGGTGATACCGTCGGGCACTGGCTGGAGGACGTAGCTACCGGTCTGGCCGCGCTTGACCGGCGTGAAGTCCGCCGTGAACACCGTCCGGGTGTTCTCGCGCACCTCGAACGACTGGTTGAACGTCAGCGGGGCCTCACCCGGCACCTCGACGGTCGCCTCGCTGCCGTCGTTCAGCGTCGCGTCGACGCCGTCCGTGTCCAGTTGCAGGAACTCGTAGGTGCCCGTCTCCAGTTCCCGCTCGTCGACCAACTGTGTCTCGCCGTCCTGCAACTGGACGAGGTCGGCCTCCTGCGGTTCATCGTACTCGTAATACTCCCGCTCGGAGGGCGTCTCGCCGGATTCGGTGCCGGAGTCGGCGCCGTCCGGACCGAGCCACATCCCGACGACGGTAACGATACATTCCTCGAAGTCCCCGATATCGCCGGGCTGGTCGGTAACCCGCGTCGCGAGCGTCCCGGTGGAACCACCGAGACAGCCCGCGAAGCCGACCATGCTCGCCGTCGCTGCGCCCGTCGTTACAAGGTACGTACGTCTGTCCATGTTCATAGTTGTTTAATAAAACCGATAGTCGCTAAATCCTAACGGCCAAAACCCAGATTACGCGTCCGAGTCGGACGTTTCGGTGGGTTCGTTGCTATCCGTGTCGTCGTCAGCGTCGCCGTCGTCAGCGCTTTCGTCAGCGTCACTATCGCCGTCCTCGCTGTCGGCCGCCTCGTCGTCAGCGGCGTCGTCCGCGAGGAGGTCGTTCAGCGACTGGCCGAGGTTGTCGACCTCACCGTTGAGGTACGACTCGATGGTGTCGTGAATCTGGCTCACGTGGTCCGGGACCTGCTCGGGCAGCCCGTCGCTCGGGCCGACACCGTCGGCGTTACCCTCACGGGCCTCGCTCGCGTTGGCTGCGTCGCCGTCCTCGGCGTCGTCAGCATCGTCAGCGTCCGCATCGGCCGGCACGTTTTCGTCGTGCGCGTCCGTGGCGTTGTCGTTCGCTGCGGCACCGGGGCTGGCGGCACCGAGCGCCGCCGCGCCACCGATGAGCAGCATCGTTGCGACCGCGACCGTGATGAGTTGTTTCGCTCTCATTGCACTCGGGTCTGGGACGGACAGCCACTTAACGGGGGTAGACCCCGAAGTCGGATTTAGCCGGTTTGAACGCTTCTAAAGCCGAATTAAGCCGGATTAAATCGCCTTTCGAGCGGCAGCGTCGCCGGCCCGATTCATGTATTTAGCTCTGTTGGCCGGGCCGAATCGCCGCCCGGGTCGGCCGCACGAAACGGTTGCTTCGGCAATAATGCCTTTATATACACGCATCCTTCTCACGGACGTGAACCGGGGATTCGTCGCCGTAGTAATCGTGTTCGTCGTCGTCGCTGGCGTCACCGTGCCCGGGCTTGCGGCCGCCTCAACGGGCACCGCCGCAGCACCGACACTCCAGGAGGACATCAACCCCGACGACGTCGTGATGGAAGTCGACGTCGAGGCGGACGGCGATGCCGCCTGGCGTATCGAATACCGGATGCGACTCAATACCGACCAGGACGAACAGGCATTCGAGAACCTCTCGAACGACATCGAATCCGACCCCGGCCCGTACGTCGAGCGGTTCCACAACCGGATGAACGCGACGGCTGACAGCGCCGCCAACGCGACGGGGCGAGAGATGGCCATCACGAACGTCTCCGTCTCGGCCACGCGGGAGGAACTTCCGCAGGAACGCGGCGTCGTCACCTTCACTTTCCGGTGGTCGAACTTCGCCGCCACCGACGGGGACCGCCTGCTCGTCGGCGACGCCATCGACGGCCTCGTCCTCGACGAGAACACCTCGCTGTTGATCACCTGGCCCGACGAATACGCCCTCCTCGATGCGAATCCCTCACCGACCGAATCACGGGACGGGACGGCAAGCTACGACGGCCCGACCAACTTCGCGACCGGCGAGCCGCGGCTCGAACTCGGTCCCAAGGATGCCACGCCCGCCGATAACGGGCTGGCCGGGTCCTCCTTCCTCGTCGGGGGTCTTCTCGTCCTTCTGGTCTTCCTCCTTGGGGGGCTGCTGCTCGTCTGGCGGCGTGGCGGCATGTTTGGCGTTGGAGGTGAGAACAACGAGAATGACGGAGATGGCGGCGGTGGCAGTTCCCCAGCCGCCGCGGCCGAAGACGAAGCCGAACCCACACCAACCGACCCGGACCTACTGAGCAACGAAGAGCAGGTCCTCCAACTCATCGAGCAGCACGGCGGGCGCATGAAACAGCAGGCCGTCGCCGAGGAGTTGGGCTGGACCGACGCCAAGACGAGTCAGGTCACGAAGGGCCTCCGCGAGGAGGGCGACCTCGAAGGCTTCCGACTCGGCCGGGAGAACGTGCTGGCGCTACCCGACGAGGACATCACGGAGGACGCCGACGGCAGCGACCGCGAGCAGTAGCGAGGGCGGCCGCCCCAACACTATACTTCTGGCGGGCCGTTCCGAACGTATGGTACCCGGCTCCGCCTCGGCGGCGCGCGACCTCAGCGACTCGATCGATTACATTCCCTTCGGAATCCGCGGATTGGACGGCGACGTTCGCGGCATCCCGACGGGCAGTTGCGTCCTGTTGGCCGGCGCACCCGACGCCGGCGGCGACGCGTTCACGTATACGAGCCTCGCACGCCTGATGGCCGCGAAACACCGCCCGGAGACGGTCCGCAGCGAACTCGCCGACCGGGCCGAACACGTCCCCGAATCGGTGACCTACCTGACCCTGAGCAACGACCGCGAACACGTCTACAGCGAACTCGACGCGGTCCTCGACGACGAGAGCTTCGACGTACTGGCCGACCACATGACCGTCGCCGACTACTCACAGCGGTTCATGGACCTGCTCCCGGTCCCGTCGGCGCTGTTCGAGGCGCGTCGAAAGACGCCGAACGACTCCGAGGAAGCGTCCCCGCTCGAAGCCGCCGAGGGGGTGGATGAACCGGCCGACCCCGACCCCGACGTGGAGACGTTCGGCGACCTGCTGGAGGATATCGGCGACCGCCTCGCCGAGGCGAGCGACAACCTCATCGTCGTCGATTCGCTGTCGGACCTCGAACGCGCAACGGAGTTCGGCCTACCGCGGAACCACAAACTCGCCTTTTTAATCGGGCTTCGTGAGGCCGTCGTCAACTGGGGGACCGTCGCCTTCGTCAAATACGACAGCAGGGCGGCCGAAGTCCGGCAAAACGACACTATTCACGGGCTCCTGCACGGTCACATCTACTTTTATTCGAACGACGAAGGATATACGACCTATCGAACGGTCCGTGTCGGCTCCTTCGGCGGGGCCCTCGACATGAAACGGCAGACCGTCTTCGACTCGATTATCGACGAGCACGGCTTCCGAGCCAAGGCGACGAAGAAGATCGGCCGCAAACACTGGTGAGGCAATCGCGACAACTGTGGCTATCCGGTGTGGCGCGCGAAAGAAAATCGATGGTGTGACTACGGTACCTTACTGCTGCGTGGCCTTCTCGTACTGCTCGGCGACGTTGTCCCAGTCGACGACGTCGAAGAAGTTGTCGATGAAGCTGCCGCGGTCCGGACCGTAGTCGTAGTAGTAGGAGTGCTCCCAGACGTCGACCGCCAGGATGGGGTGGCTACCCCAGAGCGCGCCCTGGTCGTGCTTGTCGACGACGAGGTTACGCAGCTGGTCGGCGACGGGGTCGTAGACCAGCAGCGCCCAGCCACCGGCGGCGCCGGCAGCGGCCTTGAACTCGCCCTTCCAGGCATCGAAGGACCCGAAGTCCTCCTCGATGCGGTCGGCGAGTTCGCCGTCGGGTTCGCCACCGCCGTTCGGGGCCATGTTCTCCCAGAACAGCGTGTGGAGATAGTGACCGCTACCGTTGTGGGTCACGTTGCGGATGGCTGCGGGGGAGCCACCGAAGTCGCCCGCCTCGCGGTTCTCCGCGAGGGTCTCCTCGGCGCTTTCGAGGCCGTTGACGTAGCCCTGATGGTGGGTGTCGTGGTGCCACGTCATGACCTGCTCGGAGATGGACGGTTCGAGGGCGTCGTAGTCGTACGGGAGCGGCGGTAGTTCGGGGTTGGAATGTTCAGGCATTTATATCGTCCTCCATTTCTAGGACTCTCCGCGATGACTGTTAAAACTTCGTTGTCAGAGGCTAACATGCACCGAACCAAAGACCGACAGATAGCGTGCGGACGGGGCCGAAGAGATGGCGCCGAAACCGGCTACGTCTCCTCCTCGCCACGGGCACGCTTGAACATCGCCAGCGCTTCCTCACGGCGCTCGCCGTGGTCGACCACCGGTTCGGGGTAATCAGGAGCGGCGGCCTCGCGCTCGTCCTCGGAGAGTTCGTGCCACGAGTGAATCGTCTCGGGGTCGGTTTCGCGGAGTTCGGGGACGTACTCTTTAATATAGGTCGCCTCGGGGTCGTACCGCTCGCCCTGTGACATCGGATTGAAGATACGGAAATACGGCTGGGCGTCGGTGCCCGTCGAAGCCGCCCACTGCCAGCCGCCGTTGTCGTTGGCCGTGTCGTGGTCGACCAGATGCTCCCGGAAGTGGTCGTAGCCCTCGCGCCAGTCGATGAGCAGGTCCTTCGTCAGGAACGAGGCGACAATCATCCGCACTCGGTTGTGCATGTACGCCTCCTCGCGGAGTTGGCGCATCCCGGCATCGACGATGGGGTAGCCCGTCTTTCCGGCCTTCCAAGCCGCCAACAGGTCCTCGTCGTTTTCCCACTCGATTTCGTGGTCGTATTCCTTGTAGTTCTCCGTGACGACGCTCGGGTTGAAGTGGAGGACGTGCGTGTAGAACTCCCGCCAGGCCAAC of the Natronomonas halophila genome contains:
- a CDS encoding DUF4382 domain-containing protein; the protein is MDRRTYLVTTGAATASMVGFAGCLGGSTGTLATRVTDQPGDIGDFEECIVTVVGMWLGPDGADSGTESGETPSEREYYEYDEPQEADLVQLQDGETQLVDERELETGTYEFLQLDTDGVDATLNDGSEATVEVPGEAPLTFNQSFEVRENTRTVFTADFTPVKRGQTGSYVLQPVPDGITVDYEGDDGTATPE
- a CDS encoding helix-turn-helix transcriptional regulator; this encodes MNRGFVAVVIVFVVVAGVTVPGLAAASTGTAAAPTLQEDINPDDVVMEVDVEADGDAAWRIEYRMRLNTDQDEQAFENLSNDIESDPGPYVERFHNRMNATADSAANATGREMAITNVSVSATREELPQERGVVTFTFRWSNFAATDGDRLLVGDAIDGLVLDENTSLLITWPDEYALLDANPSPTESRDGTASYDGPTNFATGEPRLELGPKDATPADNGLAGSSFLVGGLLVLLVFLLGGLLLVWRRGGMFGVGGENNENDGDGGGGSSPAAAAEDEAEPTPTDPDLLSNEEQVLQLIEQHGGRMKQQAVAEELGWTDAKTSQVTKGLREEGDLEGFRLGRENVLALPDEDITEDADGSDREQ
- a CDS encoding RAD55 family ATPase, producing the protein MVPGSASAARDLSDSIDYIPFGIRGLDGDVRGIPTGSCVLLAGAPDAGGDAFTYTSLARLMAAKHRPETVRSELADRAEHVPESVTYLTLSNDREHVYSELDAVLDDESFDVLADHMTVADYSQRFMDLLPVPSALFEARRKTPNDSEEASPLEAAEGVDEPADPDPDVETFGDLLEDIGDRLAEASDNLIVVDSLSDLERATEFGLPRNHKLAFLIGLREAVVNWGTVAFVKYDSRAAEVRQNDTIHGLLHGHIYFYSNDEGYTTYRTVRVGSFGGALDMKRQTVFDSIIDEHGFRAKATKKIGRKHW
- the sod gene encoding superoxide dismutase, producing MPEHSNPELPPLPYDYDALEPSISEQVMTWHHDTHHQGYVNGLESAEETLAENREAGDFGGSPAAIRNVTHNGSGHYLHTLFWENMAPNGGGEPDGELADRIEEDFGSFDAWKGEFKAAAGAAGGWALLVYDPVADQLRNLVVDKHDQGALWGSHPILAVDVWEHSYYYDYGPDRGSFIDNFFDVVDWDNVAEQYEKATQQ